A genomic segment from Nicotiana tabacum cultivar K326 chromosome 7, ASM71507v2, whole genome shotgun sequence encodes:
- the LOC107823635 gene encoding desiccation protectant protein Lea14 homolog: MDLIDKAKNFVTEKIANMEKPEATITDVDLKKIGLGGLTFHAKVAVKNPYSVPIPIMEIDYVLKSASRVIASGRIPDPGNIKANDSTMLDVPVQVPHSVLLSLVNDLGGDWDIDYTLELGLIIDLPVIGNFTIPLSYSGEYKLPTLSDLWKGTGKEEEEKEETEKVREI, encoded by the exons atggatCTGATAGACAAGGCGAAGAATTTTGTGACAGAGAAGATAGCTAACATGGAGAAACCTGAGGCAACCATCACTGacgtggatctgaagaagatcgGTCTCGGTGGCCTTACCTTTCACGCTAAAGTCGCCGTTAAGAATCCTTACTCTGTTCCTATTCCTATCATGGAGATTGATTACGTTCTCAAAAGCGCCTCCAG AGTAATAGCGTCAGGAAGAATTCCAGACCCAGGGAATATAAAGGCAAATGACTCGACCATGTTAGATGTGCCAGTGCAGGTTCCACACAGTGTGTTATTGAGCTTGGTTAACGACCTTGGTGGAGATTGGGACATTGACTATACACTCGAATTAGGTCTCATCATTGACCTTCCCGTCATTGGAAATTTCACCATTCCTCTCTCTTATAGCGGCGAGTATAAGCTTCCTACCTTGTCCGACTTATGGAAGGGTActgggaaagaagaagaagagaaagaagaaactgAAAAGGTTAGAGAGATATGA